A region of Larimichthys crocea isolate SSNF chromosome X, L_crocea_2.0, whole genome shotgun sequence DNA encodes the following proteins:
- the ftr84 gene encoding tripartite motif-containing protein 16 has protein sequence MAESGFPLPPENYCPLCADSLRDPVTIPCGDTYCLECIKIYWDQFDHMGVYTCPQCRATFTPRPVLRRNLPDVNHEPRRQLPELTPFPYMHRESFCDFCVGRRNRAVKSCLMCLAYYCETHVKPHYESSTFKRHKLVDETGHLDRKICPQHEKGLELFCRSDQMCICVLCTVREHRSHNITSAEEERIEKQKVLVVTQSEVQYIIQERMKELQELKHNVDVLKSCAQRAQAESDKTFHEMLQAVERWKAEINQMIMANMQAAMSQADGYVDRLEQEILELQRRDAELRQILETEDNIHFLQNFPTLCVPPEAMVPKVLINPQFSFGEMSKTATEMKENLDDICKKELSKISKTVSETPVYILLPRNGDKRLKVPSRVDFQEPKTRTDFLRYSCKMSFDPNTVYKELVLSDGNQRVTRKKTIQFYPDHPERFDGFSQALCKEPLTGFRFYWEAEWSGEFSIGVAYKSISRKGKNSHSLLGYNDKSWSLLCSDSGYSAWHNKVDKDLPDAPRATRIGVYLDYAGNTVAFYSVSETMDVIHRFKAQFSEPLYAGFGVGSSVTLCQLKPNSRPY, from the exons ATGGCTGAATCTGGTTTCCCTTTACCACCAGAGAATTACTGTCCCCTATGTGCAGACTCACTGAGAGACCCGGTCACCATCCCTTGTGGTGATACCTACTGCCTGGAGTGCATCAAGATCTACTGGGACCAGTTTGACCACATGGGTGTGTACACCTGTCCACAGTGCCGCGCAACCTTCACACCACGGCCAGTGCTGAGACGCAATCTACCCGATGTGAACCATGAGCCACGGCGGCAGCTTCCAGAGCTCACTCCTTTCCCGTACATGCACCGGGAATCCTTCTGTGACTTCTGTGTCGGCCGTCGCAACAGAGCTGTCAAATCGTGCCTCATGTGCTTGGCCTATTACTGTGAAACACACGTCAAGCCACATTACGAGTCGTCCACCTTCAAGAGACACAAGCTGGTGGATGAGACGGGCCACCTGGACAGGAAGATCTGCCCCCAGCATGAGAAAGGCCTGGAGCTGTTCTGTCGCTCTGACCAGATGTGCATCTGTGTGCTATGTACAGTCAGAGAGCACCGCAGCCACAACATTACCTCAGCAGAAGAAGAACGCATTGAAAAACAA AAAGTCTTGGTGGTCACTCAGTCTGAAGTCCAGTACATCATtcaggagaggatgaaggagctgcaggagctcaAACATAATGTGGATGTTCTAAAA AGTTGTGCCCAGCGAGCACAGGCAGAAAGCGATAAGACATTCCACGAAATGCTGCAAGCGGTGGAACGCTGGAAGGCTGAAATCAATCAGATGATAATGGCCAACATGCAGGCAGCGATGTCACAGGCTGACGGCTATGTAGACCGTCTGGAGCAGGAGATACTGGAATTGCAACGCAGAGATGCAGAGCTACGACAGATTCTGGAAACAGAGGACAACATTCACTTCCTGCAG AATTTTCCAACCCTGTGTGTTCCTCCTGAGGCCATGGTGCCCAAAGTGCTCATCAACCCTCAGTTCTCCTTTGGAGAGATGAGTAAGACCGCcacagagatgaaagaaaatctgGACGACATCTGTAAGAAGGAACTGAGCAAAATCTCTAAGACAG TTAGTGAAACCCCTGTGTACATACTTTTGCCAAGGAATGGAGACAAACGACTTAAAG TTCCTTCGAGAGTTGATTTTCAGGAGCCAAAAACCAGGACTGACTTCTTAAGAT ACTCCTGCAAGATGTCCTTTGATCCAAACACAGTCTATAAAGAGCTGGTCCTGTCAGACGGGAACCAGAGGGTCACAAGGAAGAAAACAATCCAGTTTTATCCAGATCATCCAGAACGTTTTGATGGCTTCTCCCAGGCACTGTGCAAGGAGCCTCTGACTGGTTTTAGGTTTTACTGGGAGGCAGAGTGGAGCGGAGAATTTTCTATTGGGGTGGCCTACAAGAGCATCAGTCGCAAGGGGAAGAATTCACACAGCCTGCTTGGTTACAACGACAAGTCTTGGAGTCTTCTCTGCTCAGACTCAGGTTACTCTGCCTGGCACAACAAAGTAGACAAAGACCTTCCTGATGCTCCCAGGGCCACACGTATTGGTGTGTACCTGGATTACGCAGGCAACACTGTGGCCTTTTACTCAGTATCAGAGACTATGGATGTTATCCACAGGTTCAAAGCTCAGTTCAGTGAGCCTTTGTATGCTGGTTTTGGTGTGGGCTCCTCTGTCACCCTCTGCCAACTGAAGCCGAATTCCAGGCCTtactaa